The following are from one region of the Rosistilla carotiformis genome:
- a CDS encoding protein-tyrosine phosphatase family protein — MNRKLTRIVALTLWGCLSAAAMPPRLSIAQQSVTDTNASIAAHRVPTQHLPNAVQVSSQVISGGLPEGEQAFAELQSLGIKTIISVDGAQPDVEMAKRFGLRYVHLPHGYNGISTERTQELAKAVRVLESPIYIHCHHGKHRSPAAAAVACIAAGQIPAADATAILELAGTSRNYQGLYRAAIAAQPIASTTLDALEVDYKSKVDPPPMVEQMIAIEHAHDHLKQFAADAWKASPKHPDLDPAHEALLLREHFTEMLRGEIERQSPEAFLESIRDSRDAAAGLEAAIRSGLPHRARQAFVNRIQANCVACHRRFRDVPLSE; from the coding sequence ATGAATCGAAAGCTAACGCGAATTGTCGCACTCACCTTATGGGGATGTTTGTCGGCAGCAGCGATGCCCCCCAGGCTCAGCATTGCTCAGCAAAGCGTTACCGATACCAATGCGTCGATCGCTGCACACCGTGTTCCCACCCAGCATCTACCCAACGCGGTGCAAGTCAGCAGCCAAGTGATCTCGGGGGGGCTACCGGAGGGCGAACAGGCGTTTGCGGAACTGCAGTCGCTGGGAATCAAGACGATTATCAGCGTCGATGGGGCCCAGCCGGATGTCGAAATGGCGAAGCGGTTCGGCTTGCGCTACGTTCACTTGCCTCACGGTTACAACGGCATCTCGACCGAGCGCACGCAGGAATTGGCCAAAGCCGTTCGCGTTCTTGAGAGTCCGATCTACATCCATTGCCATCACGGCAAACACCGCAGTCCGGCGGCAGCCGCAGTCGCCTGTATCGCCGCGGGACAGATCCCCGCCGCGGACGCCACGGCGATCCTGGAACTGGCGGGAACCAGTCGCAATTACCAAGGTCTTTATCGCGCGGCGATCGCGGCTCAACCAATCGCCTCCACCACCCTCGACGCGTTGGAAGTCGATTACAAGTCGAAGGTCGACCCTCCGCCGATGGTCGAACAAATGATTGCCATCGAGCACGCGCACGATCATTTAAAGCAATTCGCCGCCGACGCATGGAAGGCTTCTCCCAAGCATCCCGATCTCGATCCGGCACACGAAGCGTTATTGCTACGCGAACACTTCACCGAAATGCTCCGTGGAGAAATCGAGCGGCAATCGCCCGAGGCATTCTTGGAATCGATCCGCGACAGCCGGGATGCCGCGGCAGGTCTGGAAGCGGCGATCCGATCAGGTCTTCCGCATCGTGCGCGCCAGGCATTTGTAAATCGCATCCAGGCGAACTGCGTCGCCTGCCATCGTCGATTCCGGGACGTTCCGTTGTCCGAGTGA